The following coding sequences lie in one Hydrogenophaga sp. PBL-H3 genomic window:
- a CDS encoding transglutaminase-like domain-containing protein, with product MVRIHLAIDLQYQVNHPSADFIFNVQAAHAPQQTVVWEELQVSQPVPMVSHTDAATRTRILRLTASPGPLHLRYRATLDIVHHVAQPDSVFETPISQLPAEVLTYIYPSRYCQSDCVTAMATTLFGHLPPGYRRVEAIQNWVQSQVKFESNTSNSMTSALDTLNDHKGVCRDFAHLMIAFCRALNIPARFTTAIDFGADPALGPTDFHAYVEAYLGHRWYLFDPSGTAIPMGFVRIGTGRDAADASFATIFGPVTAHAPRIDISAQTHPGHGWHMPVRRPEALSTDSAFTWNAVDAA from the coding sequence ATGGTTCGCATCCACCTCGCCATCGACCTGCAATACCAGGTCAACCACCCCAGCGCCGACTTCATCTTCAATGTGCAAGCCGCCCATGCACCGCAGCAGACCGTGGTGTGGGAAGAGCTGCAGGTCAGCCAACCCGTGCCCATGGTCTCGCACACCGACGCCGCCACGCGCACACGCATCCTTCGCCTGACCGCCAGCCCCGGGCCGCTGCATTTGCGTTACCGCGCCACGCTGGACATCGTTCACCACGTCGCCCAGCCCGACAGCGTGTTCGAGACACCCATCAGCCAGCTGCCGGCCGAGGTGCTGACCTACATCTACCCCAGCCGCTACTGCCAGTCGGACTGCGTGACCGCCATGGCCACCACGCTTTTCGGCCACCTGCCGCCGGGCTACCGCCGCGTGGAGGCGATTCAGAACTGGGTGCAAAGCCAGGTGAAGTTCGAGTCGAACACCAGCAACTCCATGACCTCGGCACTGGACACGCTCAACGACCACAAAGGGGTGTGCCGCGATTTCGCGCACCTCATGATCGCCTTCTGCCGCGCGCTCAACATCCCGGCGCGTTTCACCACCGCCATCGACTTCGGCGCCGATCCGGCCCTGGGCCCGACCGACTTCCACGCTTATGTGGAGGCCTATCTCGGCCACCGCTGGTACCTGTTTGATCCCTCGGGCACCGCCATCCCCATGGGGTTCGTGCGCATCGGCACCGGTCGCGACGCGGCCGACGCCTCGTTTGCCACCATCTTCGGCCCGGTGACGGCCCACGCCCCGCGCATCGACATCTCGGCACAAACGCACCCGGGCCATGGCTGGCACATGCCGGTGCGCCGTCCCGAGGCCCTGTCCACCGATTCCGCCTTCACCTGGAACGCCGTCGACGCAGCCTGA
- a CDS encoding heavy metal-binding domain-containing protein, whose amino-acid sequence MGWFSKAQDGFFLSTTTPEGIDRSQYLGVVNGEAIIGANIFRDMFSSVRDVVGGRAGGYERALSGARDAAVEDLVEAAREMGANAVIGIDFDYEVLGETNGMMMVAVSGTAVKLG is encoded by the coding sequence ATGGGATGGTTTTCCAAAGCACAAGACGGATTCTTCCTCAGCACCACCACCCCCGAGGGCATCGACCGCTCGCAGTATCTGGGCGTGGTCAACGGTGAAGCCATCATCGGCGCCAACATCTTTCGCGACATGTTCTCGTCGGTGCGCGACGTGGTGGGCGGGCGGGCCGGGGGCTACGAACGTGCACTCTCGGGCGCGCGCGACGCGGCGGTGGAAGACCTCGTCGAGGCCGCGCGCGAGATGGGCGCCAATGCCGTGATCGGCATCGACTTCGACTACGAAGTGCTGGGCGAGACCAACGGGATGATGATGGTGGCGGTGAGCGGCACGGCGGTGAAACTGGGCTGA
- a CDS encoding lytic murein transglycosylase, with product MNLRNPLLLCTALLAAPTWAQTPTPEFDNCLSTLRAPARAAGVRDETFALHTQNLAPDMSVIDKLNFQPEFRTAIWDYLAGLVDEERVTEGRALLQRHAETLARVSEKYGVDPATVVAVWGVESNFGQTFGKSPLVQSLGTLSCFGRRQAYFRTELFSALRILQAGHIAPERFVGSWAGAFGHTQFMPSTFERLAVDFDGDGRADLMDSTSDALASTANFLAKAGWQSGQPWGFEVKLPEGFGTAGEGRRSKRAMGEWAARGVKRVDGTALPATGSAGLMTPAGAQGPAFLVLRNFDAIYSYNAAESYGLAIAHLADRLRGGAVFTTPWPTDDPGLSRAERREVQTLLVARGHDIGTVDGMLGDKSRVAIRVEQERLGQEASGRAGQKLLKALRGG from the coding sequence ATGAATCTTCGCAATCCACTGCTTCTCTGTACCGCCTTGCTGGCAGCACCCACCTGGGCACAAACACCCACCCCCGAATTCGACAACTGCCTGAGCACGCTGCGCGCACCCGCGCGCGCTGCCGGCGTGCGCGACGAGACCTTTGCGCTGCACACGCAGAACCTCGCGCCCGACATGAGCGTGATCGACAAGCTCAACTTCCAGCCCGAGTTCCGCACCGCCATCTGGGACTACCTCGCCGGCCTGGTGGACGAAGAGCGTGTGACGGAAGGCCGCGCCCTGCTGCAGCGCCACGCCGAGACGCTGGCGCGGGTGAGCGAGAAATACGGTGTGGACCCGGCCACGGTGGTGGCGGTCTGGGGTGTCGAGAGCAATTTCGGCCAGACCTTCGGCAAGTCGCCGCTGGTGCAGTCGCTGGGCACGCTCTCGTGCTTCGGTCGGCGGCAGGCGTATTTCCGCACCGAGCTGTTTTCGGCGCTGCGCATCCTGCAGGCCGGGCACATCGCGCCCGAGCGTTTCGTGGGTTCGTGGGCGGGCGCTTTTGGCCATACGCAATTCATGCCGAGCACCTTCGAGCGCCTCGCGGTGGACTTCGACGGCGACGGCCGGGCCGACCTGATGGACAGCACCAGCGACGCGCTGGCCTCCACCGCCAACTTTCTGGCCAAGGCGGGCTGGCAGAGTGGCCAGCCCTGGGGCTTTGAAGTGAAGCTGCCCGAAGGCTTCGGCACCGCCGGCGAAGGCCGACGCAGCAAACGCGCCATGGGTGAGTGGGCCGCGCGCGGCGTCAAGCGCGTGGACGGCACGGCCCTGCCCGCCACCGGCAGCGCCGGCCTCATGACACCCGCCGGAGCGCAAGGGCCGGCCTTCCTGGTGCTGCGCAATTTCGACGCGATCTACAGCTACAACGCCGCCGAGAGCTACGGCCTGGCCATCGCCCACCTGGCCGACCGGTTGCGCGGCGGCGCTGTGTTCACCACACCGTGGCCCACCGACGACCCGGGCCTCTCGCGCGCGGAGCGCCGCGAAGTGCAAACATTGCTTGTGGCACGCGGCCACGACATCGGCACGGTGGACGGCATGCTGGGCGACAAGAGCCGCGTGGCGATCCGCGTGGAGCAGGAACGCCTGGGCCAGGAGGCCAGCGGGCGCGCCGGGCAGAAGTTGCTGAAGGCCTTGCGGGGCGGCTGA